In Halobaculum sp. XH14, a single genomic region encodes these proteins:
- a CDS encoding ArsR/SmtB family transcription factor, whose translation MPTSEGDEPALASTFDLLSDETRLRIVRELAGGDSDPVPFSVLCDRLGVSDTGRFNYHLGRLRGRLVEKREGGYVLTREGDTLAGLLRTSVPA comes from the coding sequence ATGCCGACGAGTGAAGGGGACGAGCCGGCGCTGGCGTCGACGTTCGACCTGCTCAGCGACGAGACTCGCTTGCGGATCGTCCGCGAGCTAGCCGGGGGTGACTCCGATCCGGTCCCGTTCAGCGTCCTCTGTGACCGCCTCGGGGTGAGCGACACCGGTCGATTCAACTACCACCTCGGTCGCCTCCGCGGTCGCCTCGTCGAAAAGCGCGAAGGGGGTTACGTGCTGACCCGCGAGGGCGACACGCTCGCCGGACTGCTTCGAACCTCCGTCCCGGCCTGA
- a CDS encoding type I 3-dehydroquinate dehydratase: MTLDSFHLAAATADLAEEPAAREHADWLEFRMDLAEEPLESLADYDGELPLVITNRATWEGGDAPPYERLDALVRAVEHESVAAVDVELATLLGRPTGTNDATAADLVGDARNRGVTVVASVHDFDGTPDPRTLDSLLSAAAAAGDVGKLATRAGNRADSLALLSATHRATERGETVATMAMGEAGKHTRAVAPVYGSRIGYAPVRAEAATAPGQYDLATLRKLVDRLQ, from the coding sequence ATGACCCTCGACTCGTTTCACCTCGCGGCGGCAACCGCCGACCTCGCCGAGGAGCCGGCGGCCCGCGAGCACGCCGACTGGCTGGAGTTCAGGATGGATCTGGCCGAGGAGCCGCTCGAATCGCTCGCCGACTACGACGGCGAACTGCCGCTGGTCATCACCAACCGGGCGACGTGGGAGGGCGGCGACGCCCCGCCGTACGAGCGGCTTGACGCCCTGGTGCGCGCCGTCGAGCACGAGTCGGTCGCGGCCGTCGACGTCGAACTGGCGACCCTCCTGGGTCGTCCGACCGGGACGAACGACGCGACCGCCGCCGACCTCGTCGGCGACGCGCGCAACCGCGGCGTGACCGTCGTCGCCTCGGTCCACGACTTCGACGGAACGCCCGACCCCCGGACGCTGGATTCGCTCCTCTCGGCCGCGGCCGCCGCGGGGGACGTGGGAAAACTGGCGACGAGAGCGGGGAATCGGGCGGACTCGCTCGCGCTGCTCTCCGCGACCCACCGCGCTACCGAACGCGGCGAGACGGTGGCGACGATGGCGATGGGCGAGGCGGGAAAACACACCAGGGCGGTCGCGCCGGTGTACGGATCACGCATCGGCTACGCGCCGGTCCGCGCCGAGGCCGCGACCGCGCCCGGCCAGTACGACCTGGCGACGTTGCGGAAGCTCGTCGATCGACTGCAGTGA
- a CDS encoding transcription initiation factor IIB, producing MSEKTYARRETTERETATEETADETLACPECSGNVIQDEEHGETVCAECGLVIEEDSVDRGPEWRAFDAAEKDKKSRVGAPTTNTMHDKGLSTNIDWRDQDAYGRSLGSRQRQKMRRLRKWNERFRTRDSKERNLKQALGEIDRMASAQGLPDNVRETASVIYRRALEEDLLPGRSIEGVSTACTYAAARMAGVPRSLDEISDVSRVEKDEVARTYRYVVRELKLEVKPADPEQYVPRFASALGLSEEAERRAKQLLKNAKEKGVHSGKSPVGLAAAAVYAAALLTNEKTTQAAVSEVADISEVTIRNRYHELLEAEEGLVA from the coding sequence ATGAGCGAGAAAACATACGCCCGACGGGAGACGACCGAGCGGGAGACGGCGACGGAGGAAACGGCCGACGAGACGCTCGCGTGTCCGGAGTGTAGCGGCAACGTCATCCAGGACGAGGAGCACGGCGAGACGGTCTGTGCGGAGTGTGGACTCGTCATCGAGGAGGACTCGGTCGACCGCGGGCCCGAGTGGCGCGCGTTCGACGCCGCCGAGAAGGACAAGAAGAGCCGCGTCGGCGCCCCGACGACGAACACGATGCACGACAAGGGGCTCTCGACGAACATCGACTGGCGCGACCAGGACGCCTACGGCCGGTCGCTCGGCTCCCGGCAGCGCCAGAAGATGCGTCGGCTCCGCAAGTGGAACGAGCGCTTCCGCACCCGCGACTCGAAGGAGCGGAACCTGAAGCAGGCGCTCGGCGAGATCGACCGGATGGCGAGCGCCCAAGGGCTCCCGGACAACGTCCGCGAGACCGCGTCAGTCATTTACCGCCGCGCGCTCGAGGAGGACCTGCTTCCCGGCCGCTCCATCGAGGGCGTCTCCACCGCGTGTACGTACGCCGCCGCCCGGATGGCCGGCGTGCCGCGCTCGCTCGACGAGATCTCGGACGTCTCCCGCGTCGAGAAGGACGAGGTCGCCCGCACCTACCGCTACGTCGTCCGCGAGCTGAAGCTGGAGGTCAAGCCCGCGGACCCCGAGCAGTACGTCCCCCGGTTCGCGTCCGCGCTGGGTCTCTCGGAGGAGGCCGAGCGCCGCGCGAAACAGCTCCTGAAGAACGCCAAGGAGAAGGGCGTCCACTCGGGCAAGTCGCCCGTCGGGCTCGCGGCCGCCGCGGTGTACGCCGCCGCGCTGCTCACCAACGAGAAGACGACGCAGGCGGCCGTCTCGGAGGTCGCCGACATCTCCGAGGTCACCATCCGGAACCGCTACCACGAGCTGCTCGAGGCCGAGGAAGGCCTCGTCGCGTAA